From the Bacteroidia bacterium genome, the window ATAATTTCCTGCACCAAAAGAACTGCCTAGAATAAACGTGAATTTAGGTACTACTGAGTTAGCCATAGTATTAACTAGTTTAGCGCCATCTTTGATAATTCCCCCATGTTCGGCGCGGCTACCTACCATAAAACCTGTTACGTCTTGCAAAAACACTAACGGAATTCGTTTTTGATTACAGTTTTCAATAAAATGGGCAGCTTTATCTGCTGAATCAGAGTAAATAACACCGCCCATTTGTACTTCACCTTTTTTAGTTTTAACCATCAAACGTTGATTAGCCACAATTCCTACTGCCCAACCATCTACCCGCGCATAAGCCGTAACAATTGTTTTGCCGTATAAAGCCTTATATTCGTCAAATTCAGATTTATCTACAATACGTTTGATAACCTCTTTAATATCATAAGGCTTGTTTCTATCCACAGGAATAATCCCAAAAAGTTCTTTCTCATCTAATGCAGGTGGTTCAGGTTTTATGCGATTGAATCCTGCCTTAGGAAAATCCCCAATTTTACCCACGATACTGCGGATAGTGTCTAAACAAGTCTTATCGTCTGGCATTTTGTAATCTGTAACGCCTGATATTTCGCAATGTGTGGTTGCACCGCCGAGTGTTTCGTTATCAATGTCTTCGCCAATAGCCGCCTTAACTAAATACGAACCTGCTAAAAAAATAGAACCTGTTTTATCCACAATTAAAGCTTCATCGCTCATGATAGGTAAATAAGCCCCACCTGCTACGCAGCTCCCCATAATAGCTGCAATTTGTGGAATACCCATTGCGCTCATTACTGCGTTATTGCGAAATATCCGCCCAAAATGTTCCTTATCTGGAAATATTTCGTCTTGCAAAGGCAGGTAAACCCCTGCGCTATCTACCAAATAAATAATTGGCAAACGATTCTCAATAGAAATTTCTTGGGCACGAAGATTCTTTTTACCTGTAATCGGAAACCATGCGCCTGCTTTTACCGTAGCATCGTTAGCTACAATAACACATAATTTTCCGCTCACCCTTCCGATGCCCGTAACTACTCCGCCACTTGGACATCCCCCATGCTCCTCATACATTCCCTCTCCCGCAAAAGCACCTATCTCAATAAATTCACTATTTTTGTCTAATAAGTATGCTACCCGCTCACGGGCAGTCATTTTATTTTGTTCATGCTGCTTTTTTATAGCGCTTTCTCCACCGCCTAACTTTATTTTTTTCAAGCGCTCTTCCATCCGAAAAATGAGCATCTTGAATTCATCTTCATTTTGATTAAAAGCAATATCTGTTTTTAACATGGCAGTATCTGACTTTTCGCAAAGATAAGTATAGAAACACAATGCACAAATTTGAAATACAATTTTCTACACAGTAGCTACAATCTGCATTCTTATTTTGCAAACTACAACTACTGTTCAAGTTCAAACTCAAATTCAATTAAGCAAAGGTCCTAAAAATTATCTTAATTTTTTGACCCATATTGTGTGTATCTTTGCGTAAATGAATTTGCATCAGTTAGAGTATTTAATTGCAGTAGCAGAGACACAAAGTTTTGTAAAAGCAGCAGAAAAATGTTTTGTTACTCAAGCTACTTTGAGTACTATGATAAAAAAATTAGAAGAAGAGTTAGGTTTAGTTATTTTTGAACGAACTCAACCTATTCAGCCTACTCCACAAGGTAAAGAAGTTATCTATAAAGCTAAAAAGATACTTGAAGAAGTAAAAAACCTACAACAATACACCCAAGAAGTAACCGAGAGTTTATCAGGTGATATTAAAATCGGCATTATTCCCACGCTAGCGCCCTATCTCATTCCTCTTTTTTTGCCCACTCTTAACCAACAGTACCAAAATTTACGATTGCACATACAGGAACAGATGACTCACTACATTTTAGAAAAAATACTTCAATATCAGTTAGATATTGGTATTTTAGCCATGCCTATTGAGAATGCTTATGTTTCCGTGTATCCTCTATTTGTTGAACCTTTTTATGTATACTGCTCTGAAACAGAAAATTTAAGCCGTAAGAAGTATGTCTCACCTGAACAAATTAACATCAATCATCTTTGGCTTTTAGAAGAGGGGCACTGTTTAAGAGGGCAACTGCTCAAAATATGCTCTTCAAAAGCATCAGACGTAGAAAATAAACTATTTTATCAGACAGGAAGTTTGCAAAGCTTGATTAACTTAGTCGATACAGTGGGCGGCTTAACTATCATCCCTAAATTGGCAATTTATTCCCTTAACAAAAACCAACGAAAGAATTTACGTGAATTTATGCCCCCACAGCCCTACCGTGAAATTGTTCTTGTTACACATCAGCACTATCAAAGAAAGAAGATAGTACAAACATTAGTCAACATTATACAGCAAAGTGTTTGCGTACCCATAGAAAAAGCTTTTGTCTTAAATTAGTCAAAAAATGTCAGATAAAGTATTGTTGCGTAAAGAAAAAATAGCTTGGCGAAATGCCTTAGAACCACACAAAGTAAAGGAATATAGCCACCAAATTATTCGCAATGTACTCAACTTTTTTGATATACGACCTACTCACTACATTCATTTATTCTTCTCCATTGTACAGAAAAACGAAGTACAAACTATGCCACTTTTTGAAAAATTAACTCAAATAGTTCCTGTTGAGCATTGTTTTACTTCTTTTATTGACTATGCTACAAATACCTTACATCATACTCAAAT encodes:
- a CDS encoding acyl-CoA carboxylase subunit beta — protein: MLKTDIAFNQNEDEFKMLIFRMEERLKKIKLGGGESAIKKQHEQNKMTARERVAYLLDKNSEFIEIGAFAGEGMYEEHGGCPSGGVVTGIGRVSGKLCVIVANDATVKAGAWFPITGKKNLRAQEISIENRLPIIYLVDSAGVYLPLQDEIFPDKEHFGRIFRNNAVMSAMGIPQIAAIMGSCVAGGAYLPIMSDEALIVDKTGSIFLAGSYLVKAAIGEDIDNETLGGATTHCEISGVTDYKMPDDKTCLDTIRSIVGKIGDFPKAGFNRIKPEPPALDEKELFGIIPVDRNKPYDIKEVIKRIVDKSEFDEYKALYGKTIVTAYARVDGWAVGIVANQRLMVKTKKGEVQMGGVIYSDSADKAAHFIENCNQKRIPLVFLQDVTGFMVGSRAEHGGIIKDGAKLVNTMANSVVPKFTFILGSSFGAGNYAMCGKAYDPRLIFALPTAQIAVMGGAQAAKTLLQIEISALKKKGQEIDPQKEKELFEKIKSRYDEQMTPYYAAARLWVDGIISPLDIRKIISIGIEMANHNPEIKPYRTGVLRT
- a CDS encoding hydrogen peroxide-inducible genes activator → MNLHQLEYLIAVAETQSFVKAAEKCFVTQATLSTMIKKLEEELGLVIFERTQPIQPTPQGKEVIYKAKKILEEVKNLQQYTQEVTESLSGDIKIGIIPTLAPYLIPLFLPTLNQQYQNLRLHIQEQMTHYILEKILQYQLDIGILAMPIENAYVSVYPLFVEPFYVYCSETENLSRKKYVSPEQININHLWLLEEGHCLRGQLLKICSSKASDVENKLFYQTGSLQSLINLVDTVGGLTIIPKLAIYSLNKNQRKNLREFMPPQPYREIVLVTHQHYQRKKIVQTLVNIIQQSVCVPIEKAFVLN